From Arctopsyche grandis isolate Sample6627 chromosome 12, ASM5162203v2, whole genome shotgun sequence, one genomic window encodes:
- the LOC143920201 gene encoding phosphatidylinositol-3,5-bisphosphate 3-phosphatase MTMR4 isoform X5 translates to MVRSKMATPSANIVEDTVASSPTNSELGSICHVRRADLYPKRGLEADDPGLPLPFTPICGEAIQYLSRTQDGVLSLSNYRLFHRSIQGAATNIPLMLIESADVRDIFYLHIMCKDARSLRCIFTTGEQCMEWQRRISVALLPPADLEKFFAFSYRAWAVEPGGEEVLKRLAAPPIDPDLDFRKEASRLQFDLHGTWRVSKANYDFKLCPSYPPLLLVPSSVSDEALETVAKFRSSRRIPAVVWRHRGNGAVIARCSQPEVGWLGWRSNEDEQLLAAMTLACQDPNSTTSNTTRKLLIIDARSYASAVTNRARGGGCECPQYYPCAEIQFMCLPNIHSVRKSFQALRALAAEPPDHANWHSVLERSLWLQAIGGLLRTATIVARAVHIGGRPTLVHCSDGWDRTPQIVSTAQLMLDPYYRTCEGFRILVEREWLDFGHKFADRCGHVVGSEDFNERCPVFLQWLDCVHQILVQYPCSFEFSQAYLIKLAQHAYSCLFGTFLCNNRRERSQQNVSEKTFSVWSFLKGPAYQNHLYEPNREVLYPAHSARALVVWAAVYLGVAPDTPVPAQPPASPPPPAHSAPFHGHTTNGVLTKTRSYGDLTTLAEHGSTPHRRSSDPNIAIDSMQRSSLNLSGKSNSSISNNNNNNEQSISDNFSNEICNSESMLDQELKNFKSSKIDDSFSLLNNTANSLPVRLQNQTSDCLINTTVPKQIVNGYSKVNGNIVPTLNSDNKINSDEIQTVDSNSNRKSLDCEIEINMLSHKLESCNVNGNTQVINDISLIDSTYQNDIDHTDGYMDQVLDNSVHPDLDDMSKISSKDNMMSSKSEMIMGLTPTEEPSVFLDSVLSESGESSDCRIRHDSSTWRSISEFTDSSGGGDSNDAAQLEHLMKGSRMPRQRLDSVQNGGLNDTAADLLKSEIDKLIPDERAETQPDDCPTFVSLKLTSRPKSENVNAVSNLLFSEISDSTLCPNSPYKTIHRNHVLGAGVISKHSAQSVCTADNGIHTTDGRGEACCLSSLHHHECLGCTATHLHCLLHCLTHCTHGRQSSNSSITPNPGMTLDPVDGLICPQSPVQQRLHQIIQDHKMIEEALRKELLAARVELQQRACRTVRATPDHSDCYPCSDSSSGTGDGSISGGSSGNDIGSISCASRSGSAQGKGSSGVLWVPDHAVSRCTRCDKNFWLGKRKHHCRSCGRIFCAECSENTTPLPSEQLYNPVRVCTECYSSIKSSFTQDERNAISDHSLNLSSQVGVKARQATVLTSSHSSSSEVRHLSDYCKQVSGDQNINSSPVTAASN, encoded by the exons ATGGTTAGAAGTAAAATGGCAACACCTTCAGCAAATATTGTGGAAGATACTGTTGCTTCTTCTCCTACCAATTCAGAATTAGGCTCCATCTGCCATGTCAGAAGAGCCGATTTATATCCAAAACGTGGACTTGAAGCGGACGATCCAGGTCTCCCGCTTCCTTTTACACCCATATGTGGTGAAGCAATTCAG tatttaAGCCGCACTCAAGATGGGGTACTTAGTCTTTCAAATTACAGACTTTTTCACCGATCTATACAAGGTGCTGCTACGAATATTCCATTAATGTTGATAGAATCTGCAGATGTTcgcgatatattttatttacacatcATGTGCAAGGATGCTAGAAGCTTaag gtGTATTTTTACTACTGGAGAACAGTGCATGGAATGGCAGCGAAGGATTTCTGTAGCATTACTACCACCAGCAGATTTGGAAAAGTTTTTCGCATTTTCATACAGAGCATGGGCCGTAGAACCTGGCGGTGAAGAGGTATTAAAACGCTTGGCTGCTCCGCCCATTGATCCTGATTTAGATTTTCGAAAAGAG GCATCTAGGCTTCAATTCGATCTTCATGGAACATGGAGAGTATCTAAagccaattatgattttaaactATGCCCTTCATATCCACCATTATTACTGGTACCATCTAGTGTCTCAGACGAAGCTCTCGAAACTGTTGCCAAATTCAGAAGTTCCAGAAGAATACCAGCTGTAGTTTGGAG ACATAGAGGAAATGGTGCAGTTATTGCGCGTTGTTCACAACCTGAAGTTGGCTGGTTAGGATGGCGTTCCAATGAAGATGAACAATTATTAGCTGCTATGACTTTAGCATGTCAGGATCCCAATTCTACGACTAGTAATACTACccgaaaattattaataattgatGCTCGTTCATATGCATCCGCTGTTACGAATCGTGCTAGAGGAGGTGGTTGTGAATGTCCACAATATTATCCTTGTGCAGAAATACAATTTATGTGTTTGCCTAATATTCACAGTGTTAGAAAAAGTTTTCAAGCACTCAGAGCTCTTGCCGCAGAACCTCCAGATCATGCCAA ttgGCATTCGGTCTTAGAAAGATCATTGTGGCTCCAAGCAATCGGTGGATTATTAAGAACAGCTACAATAGTAGCCCGTGCCGTTCATATTGGTGGACGCCCGACATTGGTTCATTGTTCAGATGGATGGGATCGGACACCTCAAATTGTTTCAACTGCCCAACTTATGCTAGATCCTTATTATAGAACCTGTGAA GGATTCAGAATTCTCGTCGAAAGAGAGTGGTTGGACTTTGGCCATAAATTTGCTGATAGATGTGGACATGTAGTTGGTTCAGAAGATTTCAATGAGAG ATGTCCAGTTTTTTTGCAGTGGTTAGATTGTGTTCATCaaatattagttcaatatcCATGTAGTTTTGAATTTTCTCAAGCATATTTG ATAAAATTGGCGCAGCATGCATATTCCTGTTTATTTGGaacatttttatgtaataatcgACGAGAAAGATCACAACAAAACGTTTCTGAAAAAACTTTTAGCGTTTGGAGTTTTCTAAAAGGTCCTGCTTATCAAAATCATCTTTATGAACCAAATAGAGAG gtaTTGTACCCTGCACATTCTGCACGTGCGCTTGTTGTATGGGCAGCCGTTTATTTGGGTGTCGCACCTGATACTCCTGTGCCTGCTCAGCCTCCAGCATCCCCACCGCCACCTGCACATTCGGCCCCATTTCATGGCCACACTACAAACG GTGTTTTAACGAAGACGAGGTCATATGGAGATCTTACAACTCTAGCAGAACATGGTAGCACTCCACATAGACGATCAAGTGATCCAAATATAGCCATCGACTCCAT gcAAAGAAGCTCTTTAAATTTATCCGGAAAAAGCAATAGTTCCATAtcgaataacaataataataacgagCAATCTATTTCcgataatttttcaaatgaaatttgtaATTCTGAAAGTATGTTAGATcaagaattgaaaaattttaaaagtagTAAAATCGATGatagtttttcattattaaataatactgCCAATAGTTTACCTGTACGGCTTCAGAATCAAACTTCTGATTGTCTTATTAATACGACAGTTCCCAAACAAATAGTTAACGGTTATTCTAAGGTTAATGGTAATATTGTTCCTACTTTAAAtagtgataataaaataaatagtgatGAAATACAGACAGTCGATTCTAATTCTAATAGAAAATCGCTCGATTGcgaaatcgaaataaatatgttaagtcATAAATTGGAATCATGTAACGTGAATGGTAATACTCAAGTAATTAACGATATTTCATTAATCGATTCGACTTATCAGAATGATATAGATCATACAGATGGATATATGGATCAAGTCTTGGATAATTCAGTGCATCCAGATTTAGATGATATGTCTAAAATTTCTTCAAAAGACAATATGATGTCTAGCAAATCGGAAATGATTATGGGATTAACTCCTACTGAAGAACCTTCAGTATTTTTGGATAGTGTTTTATCTGAGAGCGGAGAATCGAGCGATTGTAGAATAAGACATGACAGCTCAACATGGAGAAGTATATCGGAGTTCACCGATAGTAGTGGCGGTGGTGATTCAAATGACGCTGCACAACTAGAACATCTCATGAAAGGAAGTAGAATGCCGAGACAGCGACTCGACTCTGTCCAAAACGGTGGACTTAATGATACGGCAGCCGACTTGTTGAAAAGTGAAATTG ATAAACTTATACCCGACGAAAGAGCTGAAACTCAACCAGATGACTGTCCCACTTTTGTTAGTCTTAAATTAACTAGTAGGCCAAAATCTGAGAATGTTAATGCCGTCAGTAACCTGCTGTTTTCAGAAATTTCTGATTCCACATTGTGTCCAAATTCTCCATACAAAACAATTCACAGAAATCATGTTCTGGGAG CAGGAGTAATTTCAAAACATTCCGCGCAGTCTGTGTGTACAGCTGATAACGGAATACACACTACTGATGGACGCGGTGAAGCTTGCTGTTTAAGTTCGCTTCATCATCACGAGTGTTTGGGTTGTACTGCTACTCACCTTCATTGCCTTCTTCATTGCCTTACACATTGCACCCATGG tcGACAAAGTAGTAATAGTAGTATCACCCCCAATCCTGGAATGACATTAGATCCTGTAGATGGCCTCATATGTCCGCAAAGTCCGGTCCAACAACGTCTACATCAAATAATACAAGATCATAAG atgaTCGAAGAAGCTCTACGGAAAGAACTTCTTGCAGCTAGAGTTGAATTACAACAACGAGCTTGTCGAACAGTTCGAGCAACTCCAGATCACTCA GATTGCTATCCTTGCTCAGACTCATCATCGGGAACGGGTGATGGAAGTATCAGTGGTGGAAGTAGTGGAAATGATATAGGATCAATTAGTTGTGCCTCTCGATCAGGTAGTGCTCAAGGAAAAGGTAGTTCTGGTGTTCTATGGGTACCAGATCATGCAGTGTCTCGGTGTACTCGTTGTGATAAAAATTTTTGGCTTGGAAAGCGTAAACACCATTGcag AAGTTGTGGACGTATTTTTTGCGCAGAATGTTCGGAAAATACAACACCTCTTCCTAGTGAACAGTTGTATAACCCGGTTCGTGTTTGTACTGAATGTTATAGTTCTATAAAATCCTCTTTTACACAGGATGAAAG AAATGCGATCAGTGACCATTCTTTAAATTTGTCTTCTCAAGTTGGTGTAAAAGCAAGACAAGCTACTGTCCTAACTTCTTCTCATTCAAGTTCGTCGGAg GTACGACATTTATCAGATTATTGTAAACAAGTCAGCGGTGATCAGAATATCAATTCATCTCCAGTTACTGCTGCATCCAACTAG
- the LOC143920201 gene encoding uncharacterized protein LOC143920201 isoform X4, which yields MVRSKMATPSANIVEDTVASSPTNSELGSICHVRRADLYPKRGLEADDPGLPLPFTPICGEAIQYLSRTQDGVLSLSNYRLFHRSIQGAATNIPLMLIESADVRDIFYLHIMCKDARSLRCIFTTGEQCMEWQRRISVALLPPADLEKFFAFSYRAWAVEPGGEEVLKRLAAPPIDPDLDFRKEASRLQFDLHGTWRVSKANYDFKLCPSYPPLLLVPSSVSDEALETVAKFRSSRRIPAVVWRHRGNGAVIARCSQPEVGWLGWRSNEDEQLLAAMTLACQDPNSTTSNTTRKLLIIDARSYASAVTNRARGGGCECPQYYPCAEIQFMCLPNIHSVRKSFQALRALAAEPPDHANWHSVLERSLWLQAIGGLLRTATIVARAVHIGGRPTLVHCSDGWDRTPQIVSTAQLMLDPYYRTCEGFRILVEREWLDFGHKFADRCGHVVGSEDFNERCPVFLQWLDCVHQILVQYPCSFEFSQAYLIKLAQHAYSCLFGTFLCNNRRERSQQNVSEKTFSVWSFLKGPAYQNHLYEPNREVLYPAHSARALVVWAAVYLGVAPDTPVPAQPPASPPPPAHSAPFHGHTTNGVLTKTRSYGDLTTLAEHGSTPHRRSSDPNIAIDSMQRSSLNLSGKSNSSISNNNNNNEQSISDNFSNEICNSESMLDQELKNFKSSKIDDSFSLLNNTANSLPVRLQNQTSDCLINTTVPKQIVNGYSKVNGNIVPTLNSDNKINSDEIQTVDSNSNRKSLDCEIEINMLSHKLESCNVNGNTQVINDISLIDSTYQNDIDHTDGYMDQVLDNSVHPDLDDMSKISSKDNMMSSKSEMIMGLTPTEEPSVFLDSVLSESGESSDCRIRHDSSTWRSISEFTDSSGGGDSNDAAQLEHLMKGSRMPRQRLDSVQNGGLNDTAADLLKSEIDKLIPDERAETQPDDCPTFVSLKLTSRPKSENVNAVSNLLFSEISDSTLCPNSPYKTIHRNHVLGAGVISKHSAQSVCTADNGIHTTDGRGEACCLSSLHHHECLGCTATHLHCLLHCLTHCTHGRQSSNSSITPNPGMTLDPVDGLICPQSPVQQRLHQIIQDHKMIEEALRKELLAARVELQQRACRTVRATPDHSEDNSPNYDSSACPQIDWNNLNINKKIDYFDEACFDDRMMSSQDLNLDCYPCSDSSSGTGDGSISGGSSGNDIGSISCASRSGSAQGKGSSGVLWVPDHAVSRCTRCDKNFWLGKRKHHCRNAISDHSLNLSSQVGVKARQATVLTSSHSSSSEVRHLSDYCKQVSGDQNINSSPVTAASN from the exons ATGGTTAGAAGTAAAATGGCAACACCTTCAGCAAATATTGTGGAAGATACTGTTGCTTCTTCTCCTACCAATTCAGAATTAGGCTCCATCTGCCATGTCAGAAGAGCCGATTTATATCCAAAACGTGGACTTGAAGCGGACGATCCAGGTCTCCCGCTTCCTTTTACACCCATATGTGGTGAAGCAATTCAG tatttaAGCCGCACTCAAGATGGGGTACTTAGTCTTTCAAATTACAGACTTTTTCACCGATCTATACAAGGTGCTGCTACGAATATTCCATTAATGTTGATAGAATCTGCAGATGTTcgcgatatattttatttacacatcATGTGCAAGGATGCTAGAAGCTTaag gtGTATTTTTACTACTGGAGAACAGTGCATGGAATGGCAGCGAAGGATTTCTGTAGCATTACTACCACCAGCAGATTTGGAAAAGTTTTTCGCATTTTCATACAGAGCATGGGCCGTAGAACCTGGCGGTGAAGAGGTATTAAAACGCTTGGCTGCTCCGCCCATTGATCCTGATTTAGATTTTCGAAAAGAG GCATCTAGGCTTCAATTCGATCTTCATGGAACATGGAGAGTATCTAAagccaattatgattttaaactATGCCCTTCATATCCACCATTATTACTGGTACCATCTAGTGTCTCAGACGAAGCTCTCGAAACTGTTGCCAAATTCAGAAGTTCCAGAAGAATACCAGCTGTAGTTTGGAG ACATAGAGGAAATGGTGCAGTTATTGCGCGTTGTTCACAACCTGAAGTTGGCTGGTTAGGATGGCGTTCCAATGAAGATGAACAATTATTAGCTGCTATGACTTTAGCATGTCAGGATCCCAATTCTACGACTAGTAATACTACccgaaaattattaataattgatGCTCGTTCATATGCATCCGCTGTTACGAATCGTGCTAGAGGAGGTGGTTGTGAATGTCCACAATATTATCCTTGTGCAGAAATACAATTTATGTGTTTGCCTAATATTCACAGTGTTAGAAAAAGTTTTCAAGCACTCAGAGCTCTTGCCGCAGAACCTCCAGATCATGCCAA ttgGCATTCGGTCTTAGAAAGATCATTGTGGCTCCAAGCAATCGGTGGATTATTAAGAACAGCTACAATAGTAGCCCGTGCCGTTCATATTGGTGGACGCCCGACATTGGTTCATTGTTCAGATGGATGGGATCGGACACCTCAAATTGTTTCAACTGCCCAACTTATGCTAGATCCTTATTATAGAACCTGTGAA GGATTCAGAATTCTCGTCGAAAGAGAGTGGTTGGACTTTGGCCATAAATTTGCTGATAGATGTGGACATGTAGTTGGTTCAGAAGATTTCAATGAGAG ATGTCCAGTTTTTTTGCAGTGGTTAGATTGTGTTCATCaaatattagttcaatatcCATGTAGTTTTGAATTTTCTCAAGCATATTTG ATAAAATTGGCGCAGCATGCATATTCCTGTTTATTTGGaacatttttatgtaataatcgACGAGAAAGATCACAACAAAACGTTTCTGAAAAAACTTTTAGCGTTTGGAGTTTTCTAAAAGGTCCTGCTTATCAAAATCATCTTTATGAACCAAATAGAGAG gtaTTGTACCCTGCACATTCTGCACGTGCGCTTGTTGTATGGGCAGCCGTTTATTTGGGTGTCGCACCTGATACTCCTGTGCCTGCTCAGCCTCCAGCATCCCCACCGCCACCTGCACATTCGGCCCCATTTCATGGCCACACTACAAACG GTGTTTTAACGAAGACGAGGTCATATGGAGATCTTACAACTCTAGCAGAACATGGTAGCACTCCACATAGACGATCAAGTGATCCAAATATAGCCATCGACTCCAT gcAAAGAAGCTCTTTAAATTTATCCGGAAAAAGCAATAGTTCCATAtcgaataacaataataataacgagCAATCTATTTCcgataatttttcaaatgaaatttgtaATTCTGAAAGTATGTTAGATcaagaattgaaaaattttaaaagtagTAAAATCGATGatagtttttcattattaaataatactgCCAATAGTTTACCTGTACGGCTTCAGAATCAAACTTCTGATTGTCTTATTAATACGACAGTTCCCAAACAAATAGTTAACGGTTATTCTAAGGTTAATGGTAATATTGTTCCTACTTTAAAtagtgataataaaataaatagtgatGAAATACAGACAGTCGATTCTAATTCTAATAGAAAATCGCTCGATTGcgaaatcgaaataaatatgttaagtcATAAATTGGAATCATGTAACGTGAATGGTAATACTCAAGTAATTAACGATATTTCATTAATCGATTCGACTTATCAGAATGATATAGATCATACAGATGGATATATGGATCAAGTCTTGGATAATTCAGTGCATCCAGATTTAGATGATATGTCTAAAATTTCTTCAAAAGACAATATGATGTCTAGCAAATCGGAAATGATTATGGGATTAACTCCTACTGAAGAACCTTCAGTATTTTTGGATAGTGTTTTATCTGAGAGCGGAGAATCGAGCGATTGTAGAATAAGACATGACAGCTCAACATGGAGAAGTATATCGGAGTTCACCGATAGTAGTGGCGGTGGTGATTCAAATGACGCTGCACAACTAGAACATCTCATGAAAGGAAGTAGAATGCCGAGACAGCGACTCGACTCTGTCCAAAACGGTGGACTTAATGATACGGCAGCCGACTTGTTGAAAAGTGAAATTG ATAAACTTATACCCGACGAAAGAGCTGAAACTCAACCAGATGACTGTCCCACTTTTGTTAGTCTTAAATTAACTAGTAGGCCAAAATCTGAGAATGTTAATGCCGTCAGTAACCTGCTGTTTTCAGAAATTTCTGATTCCACATTGTGTCCAAATTCTCCATACAAAACAATTCACAGAAATCATGTTCTGGGAG CAGGAGTAATTTCAAAACATTCCGCGCAGTCTGTGTGTACAGCTGATAACGGAATACACACTACTGATGGACGCGGTGAAGCTTGCTGTTTAAGTTCGCTTCATCATCACGAGTGTTTGGGTTGTACTGCTACTCACCTTCATTGCCTTCTTCATTGCCTTACACATTGCACCCATGG tcGACAAAGTAGTAATAGTAGTATCACCCCCAATCCTGGAATGACATTAGATCCTGTAGATGGCCTCATATGTCCGCAAAGTCCGGTCCAACAACGTCTACATCAAATAATACAAGATCATAAG atgaTCGAAGAAGCTCTACGGAAAGAACTTCTTGCAGCTAGAGTTGAATTACAACAACGAGCTTGTCGAACAGTTCGAGCAACTCCAGATCACTCA GAAGATAATTCACCCAATTATGATAGCTCAGCGTGTCCACAAATTGATTGGAACAacctaaatattaataaaaaaattgattatttcgATGAAGCTTGTTTTGATGATAGAATGATGTCGTCACAAGATTTGAATTTG GATTGCTATCCTTGCTCAGACTCATCATCGGGAACGGGTGATGGAAGTATCAGTGGTGGAAGTAGTGGAAATGATATAGGATCAATTAGTTGTGCCTCTCGATCAGGTAGTGCTCAAGGAAAAGGTAGTTCTGGTGTTCTATGGGTACCAGATCATGCAGTGTCTCGGTGTACTCGTTGTGATAAAAATTTTTGGCTTGGAAAGCGTAAACACCATTGcag AAATGCGATCAGTGACCATTCTTTAAATTTGTCTTCTCAAGTTGGTGTAAAAGCAAGACAAGCTACTGTCCTAACTTCTTCTCATTCAAGTTCGTCGGAg GTACGACATTTATCAGATTATTGTAAACAAGTCAGCGGTGATCAGAATATCAATTCATCTCCAGTTACTGCTGCATCCAACTAG